Proteins encoded in a region of the Microbacterium neungamense genome:
- a CDS encoding glycerophosphodiester phosphodiesterase family protein: MPRRSPLVIGHRGAPGYRPEHSRSSYELALAMGVDAVEPDIVASKDGVLVVRHENEISGTTDVAHRPEFADRRTTKKVDGVALTGWFTEDFTWAELSTLRSRERLPKLRASSASFDDTQPVLRLTDVLDLVRRGSQEHGREIGVVLEIKHATYFERIGLDLVPMIERDLRATGWADGELPLIVEAFESTVLHRLRERGIAASYVYLVEATGRPFDMVAALGRAAPAYRDAVTPQGLDELAGSVDGISVNKRMLLAKGSTIAADAHARGLRVFTWTCRPENAFLAPEFRSTGKKSAFGDYEAEWAAIARAGVDGVFVDHPDLGVAFFRGE; the protein is encoded by the coding sequence GTGCCCAGGAGATCCCCGCTCGTCATCGGTCATCGCGGGGCGCCGGGATACCGCCCGGAGCACAGCCGGTCCTCGTACGAGCTGGCCCTGGCGATGGGGGTGGATGCGGTCGAGCCGGACATCGTCGCCAGCAAGGACGGCGTCCTCGTCGTCCGGCACGAGAACGAGATCTCCGGCACCACGGACGTCGCCCACCGGCCCGAGTTCGCCGACCGGCGCACCACGAAGAAGGTGGACGGCGTCGCGCTGACCGGGTGGTTCACCGAGGACTTCACCTGGGCCGAGCTCTCCACCCTGCGCAGCCGGGAGCGGCTGCCGAAGCTGCGCGCCTCGAGCGCCAGCTTCGACGACACCCAGCCGGTGCTGCGGCTGACCGACGTGCTCGACCTGGTGCGCCGCGGATCGCAGGAGCACGGTCGCGAGATCGGCGTCGTGCTCGAGATCAAGCACGCCACCTACTTCGAGCGGATCGGGCTCGACCTCGTGCCGATGATCGAACGCGACCTGCGGGCGACGGGCTGGGCGGACGGCGAGCTCCCGCTCATCGTCGAGGCGTTCGAGTCCACGGTGCTGCACCGGCTGCGCGAGCGCGGCATCGCCGCCTCGTACGTGTACCTCGTCGAGGCCACCGGGCGCCCCTTCGACATGGTCGCCGCGCTCGGCCGCGCCGCGCCCGCGTACCGCGACGCGGTGACGCCGCAGGGCCTGGACGAGCTCGCCGGCTCGGTCGACGGGATCAGCGTCAACAAGCGGATGCTGCTCGCGAAGGGCAGCACGATCGCCGCCGATGCGCACGCCCGCGGCCTGCGGGTGTTCACGTGGACCTGCCGGCCCGAGAACGCGTTCCTCGCCCCGGAGTTCCGCAGCACCGGGAAGAAGTCGGCGTTCGGGGACTACGAGGCGGAGTGGGCGGCCATCGCCAGGGCGGGCGTGGACGGGGTGTTCGTGGACCACCCGGATCTCGGGGTCGCGTTCTTCCGCGGGGAGTGA
- a CDS encoding pyridoxamine 5'-phosphate oxidase family protein — protein sequence MITELSEQQCIELLGTTTVGRLGFVHEGRVHVIPVNFLLDGHDIVVRTSPEGPISELPDSTELVAFEIDHHDDLSGGGWSVLLNGPVTVMSDEELAAVPGTRRVQPWAGGERSLALRLRPELVSGRRVQRPRR from the coding sequence AGTGCATCGAGCTGCTGGGCACCACGACCGTGGGCCGGCTGGGCTTCGTCCATGAGGGCCGGGTGCATGTGATCCCGGTGAACTTCCTCCTCGACGGCCATGACATCGTCGTGCGGACCTCGCCGGAGGGGCCGATCAGCGAACTGCCCGACAGCACCGAGCTCGTCGCGTTCGAGATCGACCATCACGACGACCTGAGCGGCGGCGGCTGGAGCGTGCTGCTGAACGGCCCGGTCACCGTGATGTCGGACGAGGAGCTGGCGGCCGTCCCCGGCACGCGTCGCGTGCAGCCCTGGGCCGGCGGCGAGAGGTCGCTGGCGCTGCGGCTGCGGCCGGAGCTGGTGTCCGGCCGCCGGGTGCAGCGCCCGCGCCGCTGA
- a CDS encoding RNA polymerase sigma factor yields MSPDEAARPAASGPGFAERAVAAVWRIESAKIVATLTRTVGDFGLAEDLAQEALVDALQQWPAEGVPRNPAAWLTAVAKRKAIDAWRRRERHDERLAVLAHDLEREQAEATDAAPWDPDAVDDDVLRLIFIACHPVLSREAQVALTLRVVGGLTSEEIGRAFLVPVATVQQRIVRAKKTLGAARAPFELPPREEFPKRLSAVLSVLYLIFNEAHAASSGEEWMRPDLAREAIRLTRVLAGLVPREPEVHGLLALMEITAARFPARTDANGDPVLLADQDRTRWDRGAIARGRAALARADALGRGRGGYALQASIAECHAVAASVEDTDWDRIVILYEALGRLTPSPVIDLNRAAAVAMATGPASALRIVDEIVTGGKLRGYHLLPATRGELLLRLGRVDEARTEFAAAARLAGNDRERALLELKARG; encoded by the coding sequence ATGTCCCCCGACGAGGCGGCGCGCCCCGCGGCATCCGGTCCGGGTTTCGCGGAGCGCGCCGTCGCGGCCGTGTGGCGCATCGAGTCGGCGAAGATCGTCGCGACCCTGACCCGCACCGTCGGCGACTTCGGCCTCGCCGAGGACCTCGCGCAGGAGGCGCTCGTGGACGCCCTGCAGCAGTGGCCGGCGGAGGGCGTGCCGCGCAACCCCGCCGCGTGGCTCACCGCGGTCGCGAAGCGCAAGGCGATCGACGCCTGGCGCCGGCGCGAGCGTCACGACGAGCGCCTCGCCGTGCTCGCGCACGACCTCGAGCGCGAGCAGGCGGAGGCGACGGATGCTGCGCCGTGGGATCCGGATGCCGTGGACGACGACGTCCTCCGCCTCATCTTCATCGCCTGCCACCCCGTGCTCTCGCGTGAGGCGCAGGTCGCGCTGACGCTGCGAGTGGTGGGCGGTCTCACCAGCGAGGAGATCGGCCGGGCCTTCCTGGTGCCGGTCGCGACGGTGCAGCAGCGCATCGTCCGGGCGAAGAAGACGCTCGGCGCCGCCCGCGCGCCGTTCGAACTGCCCCCGCGCGAAGAGTTCCCGAAGCGGCTGAGCGCGGTGCTCTCGGTGCTGTACCTGATCTTCAACGAGGCGCACGCCGCCAGCAGCGGCGAGGAGTGGATGCGGCCGGACCTCGCCCGGGAGGCGATCCGGCTGACCCGGGTGCTGGCGGGCCTGGTCCCGCGGGAGCCCGAGGTGCACGGCCTGCTCGCGCTGATGGAGATCACCGCGGCGCGCTTCCCGGCACGGACGGATGCCAACGGCGACCCCGTCCTGCTGGCCGACCAGGACCGCACCCGCTGGGACCGCGGCGCGATCGCTCGTGGCCGGGCGGCGCTGGCGCGGGCCGATGCCCTGGGCCGGGGGCGCGGCGGCTACGCCCTGCAGGCCTCGATCGCGGAATGCCACGCGGTGGCCGCATCCGTCGAGGACACCGACTGGGACCGCATCGTCATCCTCTACGAGGCACTGGGGCGGCTCACGCCGTCACCGGTGATCGACCTGAACCGGGCCGCGGCGGTGGCGATGGCCACCGGCCCGGCATCCGCTCTCCGCATCGTCGACGAGATCGTCACCGGCGGAAAGCTGCGCGGCTACCACCTGCTGCCGGCGACGCGCGGGGAGCTGCTGCTGCGGCTGGGACGGGTGGATGAGGCCCGCACAGAGTTCGCGGCCGCTGCCCGACTGGCGGGCAACGACCGCGAACGTGCTCTGCTCGAGCTCAAGGCCCGAGGCTGA
- a CDS encoding YciI family protein, with amino-acid sequence MKFMLIMRATDEALEASKEIPFEEMLEAMGRYNESLIKAGVMAGGDGLAPAEEGVVVDFSSDPPLVTDGPYGETKELFNGFWILEVSSKEEAVEWAKRCPLGPGSKLEIRRIPGIDEFPEDNEWVQKEKQWLEEAAARGETV; translated from the coding sequence ATGAAGTTCATGCTGATCATGCGCGCCACCGACGAGGCCCTCGAGGCGTCGAAGGAGATCCCGTTCGAGGAGATGCTCGAGGCGATGGGCCGCTACAACGAGTCGCTCATCAAGGCCGGCGTGATGGCCGGCGGCGACGGGCTCGCCCCCGCCGAAGAGGGTGTCGTCGTCGACTTCTCCAGCGACCCGCCGCTGGTCACCGACGGCCCTTACGGCGAGACGAAGGAGCTGTTCAACGGCTTCTGGATCCTCGAGGTCTCGTCCAAGGAGGAGGCCGTCGAGTGGGCGAAGCGCTGCCCGCTGGGCCCGGGTTCGAAGCTCGAGATCCGCCGCATCCCCGGCATCGACGAGTTCCCCGAGGACAACGAGTGGGTGCAGAAGGAGAAGCAGTGGCTCGAGGAGGCCGCTGCGCGCGGAGAGACGGTCTGA
- a CDS encoding Bax inhibitor-1/YccA family protein, whose protein sequence is MSNFAFNNPAFQQQDPRNVATYPGGPQAGAQTASFQHAATDAAVNAQLEGMYAAPPAGAIETDRMTVEDTVWKTAGLFGILLATAAIGWVWTASSAMTTGQPNLLPWMVGALGGFVLAMVITFTSRKKVRPGLIWAYAAFEGLFVGAISAFFEFIWPGVVMQATLATVAVVGVTLALFASGKIRASAKMTKIVMIAMFGYLAFSVLNLILMWTNVLPQDAAFGLHSMEVAGIPLGLIIGVLVVFMAAYSLVMDFDQIQQGVRNGAPRVYGWLGAFGIMVTVVWLYVEILRIIAILRGND, encoded by the coding sequence ATGAGCAACTTCGCATTCAACAACCCGGCGTTCCAGCAGCAGGATCCGCGCAACGTCGCGACGTACCCGGGTGGGCCGCAGGCGGGCGCGCAGACCGCCTCGTTCCAGCACGCGGCGACGGATGCGGCGGTGAACGCGCAGCTCGAGGGCATGTACGCCGCCCCGCCGGCGGGTGCCATCGAGACCGACCGGATGACGGTCGAGGACACCGTCTGGAAGACCGCGGGCCTGTTCGGCATCCTCCTCGCCACCGCGGCCATCGGCTGGGTGTGGACCGCGTCCAGCGCGATGACCACCGGGCAGCCGAACCTGCTGCCGTGGATGGTGGGCGCCCTCGGCGGCTTCGTGCTCGCCATGGTCATCACCTTCACCTCGCGCAAGAAGGTCCGCCCCGGCCTGATCTGGGCGTACGCGGCGTTCGAGGGCCTCTTCGTCGGCGCCATCTCGGCCTTCTTCGAGTTCATCTGGCCCGGCGTCGTGATGCAGGCCACCCTGGCCACCGTCGCCGTCGTCGGCGTGACCCTCGCCCTGTTCGCGAGCGGCAAGATCCGCGCCTCCGCGAAGATGACGAAGATCGTCATGATCGCGATGTTCGGCTACCTCGCCTTCTCGGTGCTGAACCTCATCCTGATGTGGACGAACGTGCTCCCGCAGGACGCCGCGTTCGGGCTGCACAGCATGGAGGTCGCGGGCATCCCGCTCGGCCTGATCATCGGCGTCCTCGTCGTGTTCATGGCGGCGTACTCGCTGGTGATGGACTTCGACCAGATCCAGCAGGGCGTGCGCAACGGTGCTCCGCGCGTGTACGGCTGGCTGGGCGCGTTCGGCATCATGGTCACCGTGGTCTGGCTTTACGTCGAGATCCTGCGCATCATCGCCATCCTGCGCGGCAACGACTGA
- a CDS encoding GlsB/YeaQ/YmgE family stress response membrane protein, translating into MGFLAFLLLGLIAGAIAKLILPGKQGGGWIVTLLLGVVGALLGGWLGSVLFNAPLEEFWSLQTWLLAIGGSIVVLLIYGLIVGRGDRSRA; encoded by the coding sequence ATGGGATTCCTCGCTTTTCTCCTCCTCGGCCTCATCGCCGGTGCGATCGCAAAACTGATCCTGCCCGGCAAGCAGGGCGGCGGATGGATCGTCACGCTTCTGCTCGGCGTCGTCGGCGCACTCCTCGGCGGATGGCTGGGCTCTGTGCTCTTCAACGCGCCCCTCGAGGAGTTCTGGAGCCTGCAGACCTGGCTGCTTGCGATCGGCGGTTCGATCGTCGTCCTGCTGATCTACGGCCTCATCGTCGGACGCGGAGATCGCAGCCGCGCCTGA